In Phytoactinopolyspora mesophila, the following are encoded in one genomic region:
- a CDS encoding DNA repair ATPase, whose translation MSETATETPAEPAETAEDPNAGLEAGTYEVLRTRLRDHAAELSRRAEALNAQRLEVFGGTQLELIGTERIRTEHNCVPRDIVSLGLPGADGAGGLMLFGYNVFIGMKPETGVGDVFSVHQFSRAPGDDGNAAFRFDDADPSELPGLFDAERFQRDFADMYRYFRETRLLQLRRTEDKLLAVFQTGPSIDDTRVLRWRMGTGGPIEYQDNRGDRDNTFPRSHDFEWVETTREDHVTGRYPHISIDGAVFVETTGGQLTIKVENNTESGEGVYSEPVEDPLQSLADADVFYARVGALILLRIRPYNETTWRHLVFNIQTKSVVRLDGIGQACLELPEDHGIIFPGGYYLSTGESRTFETDVTDLEFKRTIRSPNGEDVLYVFHARDEGRTLLLPYNVIRKEVANPIPCHGYSLFDDGTLVILRATSEEPTRVHPLQVWQTPFQSDTYAASQPVGTGPLERVGNAELVRGISDCLSITRMIGEMAPSAAVFEAIIAACARAFDSYHWLGEQDLSDLRKPVVEIRATAEQVLDEFENVQALTGQATAALEKAAADIASLVRRVRGEAPRSAQAWVTQLAELRQAKGHLVTLRDMRYIDPQRIDELDSNLDDELGVAAERAVEFLQRDDAFSGYHDEVEQLVAQAESIPSVADATGVAEKLAEQSQALETVTEVIGSLDIADATMRTAILERIGEVLGALNRARATLEGRRRDLLATEGRAEFAAEFALLGQAITGALAVANTPDACDDQLGRLLLQVENLEARFSEFDDFLAELETKRDDVYEAFSSRKQALVDERTRRADRLADSAERILTNVRRRVASMGSVEEVNTYFASDAMVSRLRSVAGELRELGDQVRAEELDGRIKAAQQEAGRALRDRLDLYDDGGETIRFGPHRFAVNTQPTDLTLVPQDGQMVFAVTGTDFHTPVEDPEFQKTKPFWDQLLVSESPEVYRAEHLAASILATAEDRADESGLTLEQLHEAAVTDDGLLGLVRREAENRYDEGYERGVHDHDAAAILETLLRLHAAAGLLRYPPAARAAAQLFWAFGAGDDARSSWTTRAVSLHKARAAFRFHRSDTIDALCAELQEAVDAFVGPVGLASDDGEIALAGEYLFEELADPGAGFVTSAGAKKLLDGFRRALSRRSGSGSRQAFEDDLRALESDLAARHQLVHAWLSSFLAASGKTGSKDGAGTNDVPGGHSPTTDLPEAIALELCGAALTRHDSAASLSASVTGLLGTHPRITERTLHIRLDELLARTRRFRTERIPAYRAFQRQRAALIERQRHVLRLDEYKPQVMSGFVRNRLLDEVYLPLIGDNLAKQMGTTGDSRRTDQSGLLMLISPPGYGKTTLMEYVASRLGLVFVKVNGPALGHGVTSVDPAEAPNATARQEVEKINLALEMGNNVLLYLDDIQHTNPELLQKFISMCDAQRRMEGVWNGRTRTYDLRGKRFAVCMAGNPYTEEGKRFRVPDMLANRADVWNLGDVLSGRDDLFALSYIENSLTANPVLAPVASRDRDDIDLLVRLARGDESAQADQLSHPYSSVELEQILSVLRKMLRVQEIVLMNNQAYIASAAQSDAGRTEPPFQLQGSYRNMNSMAARVVAVMNEDELEAMVDDHYVGEAQTLTSGAEANLLKMAELRGRLTPEQADRWEEVKAGFLRAQALGGSEEDPMSRAVGAIGLLADRVGGIENAIAQVTERAFEPSTRGARAKRPKGHHAD comes from the coding sequence GTGTCCGAGACCGCGACTGAAACTCCCGCGGAACCGGCCGAGACCGCGGAGGACCCGAACGCCGGCCTGGAAGCCGGCACGTACGAGGTCCTCCGGACCCGGCTCCGGGATCATGCCGCCGAACTCTCCAGGCGCGCCGAAGCGCTCAACGCGCAGCGCCTGGAGGTCTTCGGCGGCACCCAGCTGGAGTTGATCGGCACCGAACGGATCCGCACGGAGCACAACTGCGTACCCCGCGACATCGTGTCGCTAGGACTGCCCGGCGCTGACGGTGCCGGCGGGCTGATGCTCTTCGGCTACAACGTCTTCATCGGGATGAAGCCTGAGACCGGCGTCGGCGACGTCTTCTCCGTGCACCAGTTCTCCCGGGCGCCGGGCGACGACGGGAACGCGGCGTTCCGGTTCGACGACGCCGACCCGAGCGAGCTGCCAGGGCTGTTCGACGCTGAGCGCTTCCAGCGCGATTTCGCCGACATGTACCGGTACTTCCGGGAGACCCGGCTGCTACAGCTTCGGCGTACCGAGGACAAGCTGCTCGCCGTCTTCCAGACCGGACCGAGCATCGACGACACCCGGGTACTGCGCTGGCGGATGGGTACCGGGGGTCCGATCGAGTATCAGGACAACCGTGGCGATCGCGACAACACGTTCCCGCGCTCACACGACTTCGAGTGGGTCGAGACCACCCGCGAGGACCACGTCACCGGCCGGTACCCGCACATCTCCATCGACGGGGCCGTGTTCGTGGAAACCACTGGCGGCCAGCTCACCATCAAGGTGGAGAACAACACCGAGAGCGGTGAAGGCGTCTACAGCGAGCCGGTCGAGGACCCGCTGCAGAGTCTGGCCGACGCGGATGTGTTCTATGCCCGGGTCGGCGCTCTGATCCTGCTGCGGATCCGGCCTTACAACGAGACCACCTGGCGCCACCTGGTCTTCAACATCCAGACCAAGAGTGTGGTGCGCCTCGACGGCATCGGCCAGGCGTGTCTGGAGCTGCCCGAGGACCACGGCATCATCTTCCCCGGTGGCTACTACCTCAGCACCGGTGAGAGCCGGACTTTCGAGACCGACGTCACCGATCTCGAGTTCAAACGCACCATCCGCTCCCCCAACGGCGAAGACGTGCTGTACGTCTTCCATGCCAGGGACGAGGGCCGCACCCTGCTGCTGCCCTACAACGTGATCCGCAAAGAGGTCGCCAACCCGATCCCCTGCCACGGATACTCCCTGTTCGACGACGGCACGCTCGTCATTCTGCGCGCCACGTCCGAGGAGCCGACCCGCGTACACCCACTGCAGGTCTGGCAGACACCCTTCCAGTCCGACACCTATGCGGCCTCCCAGCCGGTCGGCACCGGGCCACTGGAGCGGGTGGGCAACGCCGAGCTCGTCCGGGGTATCTCCGACTGCCTATCGATCACCCGGATGATCGGCGAGATGGCGCCGTCGGCGGCGGTGTTCGAGGCGATCATCGCCGCTTGTGCACGGGCCTTCGACAGCTACCACTGGCTCGGCGAGCAAGACCTCTCCGATCTGCGCAAGCCCGTTGTGGAGATCCGCGCCACCGCCGAGCAGGTGCTCGACGAGTTCGAGAACGTCCAGGCGCTCACTGGGCAAGCCACCGCCGCCCTGGAGAAGGCAGCGGCGGATATCGCGTCGCTGGTTCGCCGGGTGCGCGGAGAGGCTCCGCGGTCCGCCCAGGCCTGGGTCACCCAGCTGGCCGAACTGCGCCAAGCCAAGGGCCACCTGGTCACGTTGCGCGATATGCGCTACATCGATCCGCAGCGCATCGACGAGCTCGACTCGAACCTCGACGACGAGCTCGGAGTCGCCGCCGAGCGTGCGGTCGAGTTCCTGCAGCGCGACGATGCCTTCAGCGGGTACCACGACGAAGTCGAGCAGCTGGTCGCACAGGCCGAGTCGATTCCGTCCGTGGCCGACGCGACCGGCGTGGCCGAGAAACTGGCCGAGCAGTCGCAGGCGCTGGAGACTGTCACCGAGGTCATCGGCTCGCTGGACATCGCCGACGCGACCATGCGTACCGCCATCCTGGAGCGGATCGGCGAGGTGCTCGGTGCGCTCAACCGGGCCCGGGCCACGCTCGAAGGCAGGCGGCGCGACCTGCTCGCCACCGAAGGACGCGCCGAGTTCGCTGCCGAGTTCGCTCTGCTTGGACAGGCCATCACCGGCGCGTTGGCGGTGGCCAACACGCCGGACGCATGCGACGACCAGCTCGGCAGGCTGCTGCTCCAGGTCGAAAACCTCGAGGCACGCTTCTCCGAGTTCGACGACTTCCTCGCCGAGCTGGAGACGAAACGCGACGACGTCTACGAGGCGTTCTCGTCGCGCAAGCAGGCCCTGGTCGACGAACGTACCCGGCGCGCCGATCGGCTCGCCGACTCCGCCGAACGCATCCTCACCAATGTGCGGCGGCGGGTCGCCTCCATGGGATCGGTCGAAGAGGTCAACACGTACTTCGCCTCCGACGCCATGGTGTCCAGGCTGCGCAGTGTCGCTGGTGAACTCCGCGAGCTGGGTGACCAGGTCCGGGCCGAGGAGCTCGACGGCCGGATCAAGGCCGCACAGCAGGAGGCCGGCCGGGCCCTCCGGGACCGCCTGGACCTCTACGACGACGGCGGCGAGACGATCCGGTTCGGGCCGCACCGCTTCGCGGTCAACACCCAGCCGACCGACCTCACGCTGGTCCCCCAAGACGGTCAGATGGTCTTCGCCGTCACCGGCACCGACTTCCACACCCCGGTCGAGGATCCTGAGTTCCAGAAGACGAAGCCGTTCTGGGATCAGCTGCTGGTGTCCGAGTCGCCGGAGGTCTACCGCGCCGAGCACCTCGCCGCATCTATCCTGGCTACCGCCGAAGACCGGGCCGACGAGTCCGGACTGACGCTCGAACAGCTGCATGAAGCCGCTGTGACCGACGACGGCCTGCTGGGCCTGGTGCGCCGGGAAGCGGAGAACCGCTACGACGAGGGCTACGAGCGCGGCGTCCACGACCACGACGCCGCGGCGATCCTCGAGACTCTGCTGCGGCTGCATGCCGCTGCCGGATTGCTGCGTTACCCGCCGGCAGCCCGCGCGGCGGCTCAGCTCTTCTGGGCGTTCGGCGCGGGAGATGACGCGAGATCGAGCTGGACCACGCGCGCGGTGTCCCTGCACAAGGCCAGAGCCGCATTCCGGTTCCACCGCTCGGACACGATCGACGCACTGTGCGCCGAGCTGCAGGAGGCCGTCGATGCCTTCGTCGGTCCCGTCGGCCTGGCATCCGACGACGGTGAGATCGCCCTCGCCGGCGAGTACCTGTTCGAAGAGCTGGCCGACCCGGGCGCTGGATTCGTCACCAGCGCAGGCGCCAAGAAGCTGCTGGATGGGTTCCGGCGCGCGCTGAGCCGGCGTTCCGGCAGCGGGTCCCGCCAGGCCTTCGAGGACGACCTCCGGGCACTGGAATCGGACTTGGCCGCCCGTCACCAGCTGGTGCACGCCTGGCTGAGCTCGTTCCTCGCCGCCTCCGGAAAGACTGGCAGCAAAGATGGGGCCGGGACCAACGACGTCCCCGGCGGGCATTCACCGACGACGGACCTTCCCGAGGCGATTGCGCTGGAGCTCTGCGGCGCTGCTCTCACTCGCCACGACTCCGCGGCGTCACTGTCCGCCAGCGTGACCGGCCTGCTCGGGACCCACCCCCGCATCACCGAACGCACACTGCATATCCGCCTCGATGAGTTGCTCGCCCGCACCCGGCGTTTCCGCACCGAGCGGATTCCGGCGTATCGCGCCTTCCAGCGCCAACGCGCGGCGCTCATCGAACGGCAGCGGCACGTCCTGCGCCTCGATGAGTACAAACCGCAGGTCATGAGCGGCTTCGTGCGCAACCGTCTCCTCGACGAGGTGTATCTGCCACTGATCGGCGACAACCTCGCCAAGCAGATGGGCACCACCGGCGACTCCCGGCGCACCGACCAGAGCGGCCTGCTGATGCTGATCTCGCCGCCCGGGTACGGCAAGACGACGTTGATGGAGTACGTCGCCAGCCGCCTCGGATTGGTGTTCGTCAAGGTGAACGGTCCGGCGCTCGGGCACGGCGTCACATCCGTCGACCCGGCGGAGGCGCCCAACGCCACCGCGCGGCAGGAGGTCGAGAAGATCAACCTGGCGCTCGAGATGGGCAACAACGTGTTGCTGTATCTCGACGACATCCAGCACACCAATCCGGAGCTGCTGCAGAAGTTCATCTCGATGTGTGACGCCCAGCGCCGCATGGAAGGTGTGTGGAACGGGCGCACCCGCACGTACGATCTCCGGGGCAAACGATTCGCGGTCTGCATGGCGGGTAACCCGTACACCGAGGAGGGCAAGCGGTTCCGGGTGCCGGACATGCTGGCCAACCGGGCCGATGTGTGGAACCTGGGTGATGTGCTCTCCGGCCGCGACGATCTGTTCGCGCTGAGCTACATCGAGAACTCGCTCACAGCGAACCCGGTGCTGGCGCCGGTGGCGAGCCGTGACCGCGACGACATCGACCTGCTCGTCCGGCTGGCCCGGGGTGACGAGTCAGCACAGGCGGACCAATTGTCGCATCCGTACTCGTCGGTTGAGCTCGAGCAGATTCTCTCCGTGTTGCGCAAGATGCTGCGTGTGCAGGAGATCGTCCTGATGAACAACCAGGCGTACATCGCCTCGGCCGCGCAGTCGGACGCGGGGCGCACCGAGCCTCCGTTCCAGCTTCAGGGCTCGTACCGGAACATGAACTCCATGGCCGCCCGGGTAGTCGCCGTCATGAACGAAGACGAGCTCGAGGCGATGGTCGACGACCATTACGTGGGTGAGGCACAGACGCTCACCTCGGGCGCGGAGGCCAACCTGCTCAAGATGGCCGAGCTTCGCGGGCGGTTGACGCCGGAGCAGGCCGATCGGTGGGAAGAGGTGAAGGCCGGTTTCCTCCGGGCGCAGGCGCTGGGTGGAAGCGAGGAGGATCCGATGAGCCGGGCGGTCGGCGCTATCGGTCTGCTGGCCGATCGCGTAGGCGGCATCGAGAATGCGATCGCGCAGGTCACCGAGCGGGCCTTCGAACCGTCGACGCGGGGCGCCCGCGCCAAGCGCCCGAAGGGCCACCACGCCGACTGA